The following proteins are encoded in a genomic region of Thermococcus henrietii:
- a CDS encoding 50S ribosomal protein L37ae yields the protein MGRTVKVGSAGRFGPRYGLKIRRRVAAVEAKMKQKHVCPVCGRKAVRRISTGIWQCQKCGATFAGGAYLPTTPAGKVAKRVVASKA from the coding sequence ATGGGAAGGACTGTTAAGGTCGGTTCAGCCGGAAGGTTCGGTCCAAGGTACGGTCTCAAGATTAGAAGAAGGGTCGCGGCCGTTGAGGCCAAGATGAAGCAGAAGCACGTTTGTCCCGTCTGCGGAAGGAAGGCCGTCAGGAGGATTAGCACCGGCATATGGCAGTGCCAGAAGTGCGGTGCCACCTTCGCTGGCGGTGCCTACCTGCCGACCACTCCCGCCGGAAAGGTCGCGAAGCGCGTTGTCGCTTCCAAGGCCTGA
- a CDS encoding ribosomal biogenesis protein — protein sequence MMLITTSHRPTRRTRSFGHDLEKVFPNSLYLTRGKKTIQDLLMEAYDRNYERLLIINVWKGNPLKMTFIKVDPDDWGYLGYLYLHGIKLQREIGFRDIRPIREEMPFVVTTAKRVGIDHTAFAQAFAELTGGKFVPRGNKSLQTIADKNNTDVIGVIENYPRGMAVNFYRFDVTKDRPVGPLILVKIWIMEDGRRWDYKEALLRKSGQSRE from the coding sequence ATGATGCTGATAACGACTTCCCACAGACCGACGAGGAGGACGAGGAGCTTTGGCCACGACCTGGAGAAGGTCTTCCCCAACTCGCTCTACCTGACCAGGGGAAAGAAGACCATTCAGGACCTGCTCATGGAGGCCTACGACAGGAACTACGAGAGGCTCTTGATAATCAACGTCTGGAAGGGCAACCCGCTCAAGATGACTTTCATAAAGGTTGACCCCGACGACTGGGGCTACCTTGGCTACCTCTACCTCCACGGCATCAAACTTCAGCGTGAAATCGGTTTTAGGGACATCAGACCAATCCGCGAGGAGATGCCCTTCGTTGTAACCACTGCCAAGCGCGTTGGCATAGACCACACCGCCTTCGCCCAGGCCTTCGCCGAGCTCACCGGCGGAAAGTTCGTCCCGCGCGGTAACAAGAGCCTCCAGACGATAGCGGACAAGAACAACACGGACGTAATCGGCGTAATCGAGAACTACCCGAGGGGGATGGCCGTCAACTTCTACCGCTTCGACGTTACAAAGGACCGGCCGGTAGGGCCGTTAATCCTCGTGAAAATCTGGATTATGGAGGACGGGCGGAGATGGGACTACAAGGAAGCTCTTCTGAGAAAGTCTGGCCAATCGAGGGAGTAA
- a CDS encoding M20 metallopeptidase family protein, with the protein MNPIEEAEKIKDQIIAWRRDFHMWPELKYEEERTSKIVEEHLREWGYRIKRVGTGIIADIGEGEKTIALRADMDALPIQEENDVPYKSRVPGKMHACGHDAHTAMLLGAGKIIAEHIEEFNGRVRLVFQPAEEGGNGALKMIEGGALEGVNAIFGFHVWMELPSGVIGIRDGPFLAGAGFFTIKFRGLGGHGAYPHFARDPIPAGAEAVMALQTIVSRNVSPFETAVVSVTAFNAGTAHNVIPEEAELKGTFRFYNEEVGKLIERRIEEIISGIAKAHNLESKSEIVELVPPTINHKEMADFARRVAEKYGFNQSDVPPSMGAEDFAYYLQRVPGAFLALGIRNEEKGIIYPAHHPRFDVDEDVLHLGTAMEVALAREFLK; encoded by the coding sequence ATGAATCCGATTGAAGAAGCCGAGAAGATTAAGGATCAGATAATAGCCTGGCGCAGGGACTTCCACATGTGGCCGGAACTCAAGTACGAGGAGGAGAGGACCTCGAAGATTGTGGAAGAGCACCTCCGCGAGTGGGGATACAGGATAAAGCGCGTTGGAACGGGAATCATAGCCGACATCGGTGAGGGTGAGAAGACCATAGCGTTACGCGCCGACATGGACGCGTTGCCGATTCAGGAGGAGAACGACGTTCCATACAAGTCCCGCGTTCCCGGAAAGATGCACGCCTGCGGTCACGACGCCCACACGGCCATGCTCCTTGGAGCTGGGAAAATAATCGCCGAGCACATTGAAGAGTTCAACGGCAGGGTCAGGCTCGTGTTCCAGCCCGCTGAGGAGGGCGGAAACGGAGCTTTGAAGATGATTGAAGGGGGCGCCCTTGAGGGAGTTAACGCCATCTTCGGCTTCCACGTTTGGATGGAACTGCCGAGTGGGGTCATTGGAATCCGCGACGGCCCGTTCCTGGCGGGGGCAGGGTTCTTTACGATAAAGTTCAGGGGCCTTGGAGGACACGGGGCTTACCCCCACTTCGCAAGGGACCCCATTCCCGCGGGGGCCGAAGCTGTGATGGCACTTCAGACCATCGTCAGCAGGAACGTGTCGCCCTTCGAGACCGCAGTTGTCAGTGTCACGGCATTCAACGCGGGAACGGCGCACAACGTAATTCCTGAGGAGGCCGAACTTAAGGGAACCTTCAGGTTCTACAACGAAGAGGTCGGAAAGCTCATCGAGAGGAGGATTGAAGAGATAATTTCGGGCATAGCCAAAGCTCACAACCTTGAGAGCAAGAGTGAGATTGTTGAACTCGTTCCGCCGACCATCAACCACAAGGAAATGGCTGACTTCGCAAGGAGGGTGGCAGAAAAGTATGGATTCAACCAATCTGATGTTCCGCCCTCAATGGGCGCTGAGGACTTTGCGTACTACCTCCAGCGTGTCCCCGGGGCATTCCTCGCCCTTGGAATCAGAAATGAGGAAAAGGGAATAATCTATCCGGCACACCACCCGAGGTTCGACGTGGACGAAGACGTCCTTCACCTCGGCACCGCAATGGAAGTGGCGCTTGCCAGGGAGTTCCTCAAGTGA
- the pcc1 gene encoding KEOPS complex subunit Pcc1 has product MGLQGSSSEKVWPIEGVIELTFPDEETARVVYESVLYEHKTVPYRRSRIDFLLDGRKIVIRFLAKDNSALRGTLNSYLRWIKVAMDSLEL; this is encoded by the coding sequence ATGGGACTACAAGGAAGCTCTTCTGAGAAAGTCTGGCCAATCGAGGGAGTAATTGAGCTGACCTTTCCCGACGAGGAAACGGCCAGGGTTGTCTACGAGAGCGTTCTCTACGAGCACAAGACCGTCCCCTACAGGCGGAGCAGGATTGATTTCCTTCTCGACGGGAGGAAAATCGTAATCCGCTTTTTGGCCAAAGACAACTCGGCCTTACGGGGAACGCTGAACTCATATTTGAGATGGATTAAGGTCGCGATGGATTCCCTTGAGCTCTGA
- a CDS encoding DNA-directed RNA polymerase subunit P, whose protein sequence is MVVAVYRCAKCGKEVELDLATTREVRCPYCGSKILYKPRPRVARRVKAI, encoded by the coding sequence ATGGTGGTAGCCGTTTACCGCTGTGCCAAGTGCGGTAAGGAGGTCGAGCTCGACCTCGCCACGACCAGAGAGGTCCGCTGTCCATACTGCGGAAGCAAGATACTCTACAAGCCCCGCCCGAGGGTCGCGAGAAGGGTTAAGGCCATCTGA